In one Macaca fascicularis isolate 582-1 chromosome 6, T2T-MFA8v1.1 genomic region, the following are encoded:
- the LOC135971181 gene encoding double homeobox protein 4C-like: MALPTPGDGALPAGARGRGRRRRLVWTPSQREALRACFERNPYPGIATREELAQAIGIPEPRVQIWFQNERSRQLRQHRRESRPWPGKRGPQEGRRKRTAVTRSQTALLLRAFQQDRFPGIATREELARETGLPESRIQIWFQNRRARHPGQGGGAPAHAGGPGDAAPGGCPPAPSPVASTHTGAWGTGLPAPHVPCAPWTLPPGAFVGQGAGAVAPLQPSQAAQAAGISHPAPAGGDWDFSYAALATPEGALSHPQTPRGWPPRPSQWRGDRDPQHHSLPGPCSVGQPGPAGAEPQGQGVLAPPTSQGSPWWGWGQGPQVAGAAWEPQVGAAPPPGPAPPEASAGQEQMQAIRAPSPPLQEPGRSSALPCSLLDELLETPEFLQQGQPLLETEAPTELQDVGEPALLEPLLLSDEEYRALLEEL; this comes from the coding sequence ATGGCTCTCCCGACACCCGGCGACGGCGCCCTCCCGGCGGGAGCCCGAGGACGAGGACGGCGAAGGAGACTCGTTTGGACCCCgagccagagggaggccctgcgagcctgctttgagcggaacccgtacccgggcatcgccaccagggaagagctggcccaggccatcggcattccggagcccagggtccagatttggtttcagaacgagAGATCGCGCCAGCTGAGGCAGCACCGGCGGGAATCTCGGCCCTGGCCCGGGAAACGCGGCCCGCAAGAAGGCAGGCGAAAGCGGACCGCCGTCACCCGGTCCCAGACCGCCCTGCTCCTGCGAGCCTTCCAGCAGGATCGCTTTCCAGGCATCGCCACCCGGGAAGAACTGGCCAGAGAGACGGGCCTCCCGGAGTCCCGgattcagatttggtttcagaaccggagggccaggcacccaggccagggtggcgGGGCACCGGCGCACGCAGGCGGCCCGGGCGACGCGGCCCCCGGCGGGTGTCCCCCCGCTCCCTCGCCGGTCGCCTCCACCCACACCGGGGCGTGGGGAACGGGGCTTCCCGCCCCCCACGTGCCCTGCGCGCCCTGGACTCTCCCACCGGGGGCTTTcgtgggccagggagcaggggccgtcgccccgctgcagcccagccaggctgcgcAGGCAGCAGGGATCTCCCATCCCGCCCCGGCAGGCGGGGATTGGGATTTTTCCTACGCTGCCCTGGCGACTCCGGAAGGGGCgctctcccaccctcagactcCCCGGGGGTGGCCTCCGCGCCCGAGCCAATGGCGGGGGGATCGGGACCCGCAGCACCACAGCCTGCCGGGCCCTTGCTCGGTGGGACAGCCTGGGCCCGCTGGAGCTGAGCCGCAGGGCCAGGGTGTGCTGGCGCCGCCCACGTCCCAGGGGAGtccgtggtggggctggggccaggggccccAGGTCGCCGGGGCGGCGTGGGAGCCCCAAGTCGgggcagctccacctccggggcccGCGCCCCCGGAGGCCTCCGCGGGGCAGGAGCAGATGCAAGCCATCCGGGCGCCCTCCCCGCCGCTCCAGGAGCCTGGGCGCTCGTCTGCactcccctgcagcctgctggaTGAGCTCCTGGAGACCCCCGAGTTTCTGCAGCAGGGGCAACCTTTGCTGGAAACGGAGGCCCCGACGGAGCTGCAGGACGTGGGAGAGCCCGCTTTGCTGGAACCGCTACTCCTCAGCGACGAGGAGTACCGGGCTCTGCTGGAGGAGCTTTAG
- the LOC135971182 gene encoding double homeobox protein 4C-like — MALPTPGDGALPAGARGRGRRRRLVWTPSQREALRACFERNPYPGIATREELAQAIGIPEPRVQIWFQNERSRQLRQHRRESRPWPGKRGPQEGRRKRTAVTRSQTALLLRAFQQDRFPGIATREELARETGLPESRIQIWFQNRRARHPGQGGGAPAHAGGPGDAAPGGCPPAPSPVASTHTGAWGTGLPAPHVPCAPWTLPPGAFVGQGAGAVAPLQPSQAAQAAGISHPAPAGGDWDFSYAALATPEGALSHPQTPRGWPPRPSQWRGDRDPQHHSLPGPCSVGQPGPAGAEPQGQGVLAPPTSQGSPWWGWGQGPQVAGAAWEPQVGAAPPPGPAPPEASAGQEQMQAIRAPSPPLQEPGRSSALPCSLLDELLETPEFLQQGQPLLETEAPTELQDVGEPALLEPLLLSDEEYRALLEEL; from the coding sequence ATGGCTCTCCCGACACCCGGCGACGGCGCCCTCCCGGCGGGAGCCCGAGGACGAGGACGGCGAAGGAGACTCGTTTGGACCCCgagccagagggaggccctgcgagcctgctttgagcggaacccgtacccgggcatcgccaccagggaagagctggcccaggccatcggcattccggagcccagggtccagatttggtttcagaacgagAGATCGCGCCAGCTGAGGCAGCACCGGCGGGAATCTCGGCCCTGGCCCGGGAAACGCGGCCCGCAAGAAGGCAGGCGAAAGCGGACCGCCGTCACCCGGTCCCAGACCGCCCTGCTCCTGCGAGCCTTCCAGCAGGATCGCTTTCCAGGCATCGCCACCCGGGAAGAACTGGCCAGAGAGACGGGCCTCCCGGAGTCCCGgattcagatttggtttcagaaccggagggccaggcacccaggccagggtggcgGGGCACCGGCGCACGCAGGCGGCCCGGGCGACGCGGCCCCCGGCGGGTGTCCCCCCGCTCCCTCGCCGGTCGCCTCCACCCACACCGGGGCGTGGGGAACGGGGCTTCCCGCCCCCCACGTGCCCTGCGCGCCCTGGACCCTCCCACCGGGGGCTTTcgtgggccagggagcaggggccgtcgccccgctgcagcccagccaggctgcgcAGGCAGCAGGGATCTCCCATCCCGCCCCGGCAGGCGGGGATTGGGATTTTTCCTACGCTGCCCTGGCGACTCCGGAAGGGGCgctctcccaccctcagactcCCCGGGGGTGGCCTCCGCGCCCGAGCCAATGGCGGGGGGATCGGGACCCGCAGCACCACAGCCTGCCGGGCCCTTGCTCGGTGGGACAGCCTGGGCCCGCTGGAGCTGAGCCGCAGGGCCAGGGTGTGCTGGCGCCGCCCACGTCCCAGGGGAGtccgtggtggggctggggccaggggccccAGGTCGCCGGGGCGGCGTGGGAGCCCCAAGTCGgggcagctccacctccggggcccGCGCCCCCGGAGGCCTCCGCGGGGCAGGAGCAGATGCAAGCCATCCGGGCGCCCTCCCCGCCGCTCCAGGAGCCTGGGCGCTCGTCTGCactcccctgcagcctgctggaTGAGCTCCTGGAGACCCCCGAGTTTCTGCAGCAGGGGCAACCTTTGCTGGAAACGGAGGCCCCGACGGAGCTGCAGGACGTGGGAGAGCCCGCTTTGCTGGAACCGCTACTCCTCAGCGACGAGGAGTACCGGGCTCTGCTGGAGGAGCTTTAG